The Schistocerca americana isolate TAMUIC-IGC-003095 chromosome 9, iqSchAmer2.1, whole genome shotgun sequence genome includes the window gcatgcttgatggtagcaggcaagcctgtctgctagagaacagtaggaccaacgtcagaacaggtagctacggttTCTAAAAGcaggaggtttctattcttagtatggtcctgtccgtcccttgtcatgttgatataggaagctgcctctctggtcacttccgtttgtatctggaagcacccttggtaggggcccacggcagtcggtCCGCAGCAAGCGTCTGAAGTggtgagatctccggctaagcgcgtctctgctaactgaaaatttaatcacctttatttcaggtttatatctaaaatatctaatgctatcttaaattgcaacgcagcgtAGTTCGAgtctgaagttcagaatatcttccagtagttgctttgtcactactttgtgattaAAGtcgaaccacgtgttgatcagtaactctaagatcatcaatcttaaatgcgaatgtgcgcgagattataacgtctcgtcttgacaatatttttcaatatagcaacttttctttatgttcaacccacgtggggtgtactttttgagaccagtaccacatgcttatacaattgtttgacccaccaggttaatagtatgacgatagtaaccagttcgaggtttatCTTTTGTAAATTGAGTTTCGATGTAGTTtaatttaattataaaaattattgtgaagttacactctttgtgtatacCAAggtgaccacgtgaagcatgtggtgtaatgaTCAAGGTAGCCCTcacctattcttttcgggaagatttcacagagagttagtatgaatttagtataccagtaatttcatgacagacaggattgcgctacgaacgtaacttctttgggtgaaaattgaatcggttggttgtggttaatttcctcttgcatatgtttcaacgttcttcgtgtgttattttatgaatgcagtgttgtatgcagtctcccaatcttggctccatatttgatgtgttccgtaagattacaaactcacattttcacaatcctaaataaggcaccagtttagttatgaatcaagtttgatatgctgaaattttaacggaacaatgatcaatgttaaaataaatgtccaaatataaactgattcatttctttttatttaaattctctttttatatatagatcaccggttgtcgtaagatgactattaaaagattataattaatgttagtctggttgggaatttggtaagctagactggatacctggtgaaacagttgctcaataatgcaaggttaacttccccagatagctcacagcttttaatccgcttttattgtcttgaatatcagcaccgctttcagaacaacttaatgcatcaactttacaaggtcatcagtcccctagacttagaactacttaaacctatccaaaccaaggacatcacacacagccatgcccgaggcaggatgcgaacctgcgaccgtagcagcagcgcgcttccagactgaaacgcctagaatcactcggccacagcggccggctatactgttttccgcgtcccctcgacacgctttatataccagaCATTACCAATGGTGCCACCTGCTGCCGTGTGAGTGATTACTGCACGTCGATGTAGAACATAGACGATGATCACATTCGTGTGACTAGACCGTGTAAAATTTGGAGTCATGGCAGCACTTCAAAAGCGAACTATCGTGTTAGGAATTGCCCGTCGTCAGACCATGAATAAagtttgtctgttttttttttttttttttttttttgtttatgaacgcCGGCGGTTCAACGTGTCTACAAGAAACAGTGTACTAGTTACAGCAATATAGGCTACAGTGGCTCCAGTGGTCGTAAAAGGGTCCCAACCGACAGGCATCGCAGACGAGAGTTGAGACTTCTCAATATCAGTCGGCTTCAAACACGACGCTATTGCTGCTACAGTGAACGCGGGTACATCTCAACCAATTTCCGAATTTCAGGAAAGGACGTGAAGGGGTCGAGCGCTTCGCAAATGCCACTTCTCGCAACGACACAGAAACACATCGCAGGAACTGCTCAGTAGCTGACTTAAGTCGTGTAGTGTGGTGTCGCGAGTTACAGTTTTGCCACTTTTTCCTAAAACTATGCAAGTTGCCGGATGCACCGACATCCCAATGACGGCGTTAACCCGCAGTATATGGAGGTTACAGTCAAGGTCAAGTATGATTCTGCAATCTTTTAGGGCTTGTTTTCGTACCATGATGTGGGTCCAcagatggattccggaaacagcgatcgtgtgagacccaactcgctttatttgttcatgagatccagaaaatattagatacaggttcccaggtagatgccattttccttgacttccggaaggcgttcgatacaattccgcactgtcgcctgataaacaaagtaagagcctacggactatcagaccagctgtgtggctggattgaagagtttttagcaaacagaacacagcatgttgttctcaatggagagacgtctacagacgttaaagtaatctctggcgtgccacagggtagtgttacgggggtgttgcttttcacaatatatataaatgttttgtggcagcgttcgtagcgacaagcaattcgctgtagaaacggcttacgaagtcaccgccacacttttaatagcgggccgaccggtccgctggaacagtgaacagaagatgaaaacccaaacactctgattaaataaaagtcggtacttatctttattaacgaggatacagaaacacagtagtgaactccgtgtctacagagatctgtctagttcgagtcggagcggcttggtcagcgtcggctgacgacaaacaacaactctgctgcgatgaacacacaagtgactagcaagtacacaattcggtggcgagtatacaactgagcggcgaatacagaactgtcctagcgctcgcgactccagcgcttgagaaaccagaagccagcggtggcgcgcgcagacttgcggcgatttcctgtctcgctggcgctgcttatgcggacggcgtccggactttgatgctgccaaccttttggcagcgggctcgggtggcattactggctaggatataacactcctcccccccaaatcgccccaccgtcgttgaataatgacgtggcgagcgtcgacggcgggggaggggtctggccgcaggcgtagcggacgagaccggggcggagactgttgtcggtggcagtccccggtccgcaccccagcatttgctgcgcggggcctcgggaaacaccgactgaaaaccgaggtcagggtgcacgcctgtgaccacgggcgcagcttctggtactggacgcgacggggcgtcgggacccacgaagagaggcagcgtctcctgacgctgcgtcgacggctgctgagtgggcgccggacaaggcgctgcggtgtcagactccttgggggtgcccaaggaaagcggctgcaggacaggctgcacagccaccgcttgggaaggcggcccggctgaggggtcgacgtccatcagctccgaaggcggtggcaactgaagagggaccgcaggcgccggagcgaccacctggggcgctcccggatgaagctgcgcgggaggcatcaacgggacgggctgtcggcgtggtagcggcgacggctgctgctgcttccctgggggcggcagcgaagtcggaaggtgcggctggaacccgccgcggaccaaatctgtggacaaagaacgagcggcagaatccgggcggccagcgcggcgcaactggttctgatgcctcctgtgcaccccagtagcaccttgaacagtataaaaaccgcgaccctggacacttatcacggtaccacgttcccaacgacggcgaccgtgataaactctgaaaaaaaaggcgtcgttgcgctgaaaacgcgtgcgatgctcagaagcggcgggtcgatccggggggtgcaacaaccgtagtaggttgcgatgacgacggccgtggagaagctccgcaggcgaagggccgtcgcgtggcgtggtccggtacgacgacaggaacgtgatgagggcctgctgacgagagtgcgtagcacgaaggcggtccatatgatccttgaatgtgcgtacaaaacgttccgctgcaccattcgattgagggtggaacggcggagtaagaacatggcgaatgccattggcagaacaaaaactttcaaattcagcagaggtaaattgtggaccattgtcagacactaaaacttctggaagaccctcaatacaaaaaattgaagtcaacgcctgtatagtttgtgcagacgttgtagactgcatgggcacaacaaacggaaaattactaaatgcatctatcacgatgagccaacgagaattccaatatggaccagcgaaatcaatatgtactcgctgccagggaccggcagggcgtgcccactcaaaatagcgttgaggcggagcagcttggtgttcggcacacgtcgaacaatctgtagacatctgcgtaatctgcttatcaatgccgatccatgtacaatgacggcgggcaagctgcttggtgcggaccactccccaatgaccttgatgcaacaagtcaaggaccttggattggagcacttggggaaccactacacgaagctggtcattctcggtgcgtaacagcaaaactccgtgcgaaacagacaacagatgacgttgcggataatagcgacgaaccacaggatccgatatgtcctttgccttggacggccaaccacgttgaacaaaacgtaatagtaaactcagatgaggatccgtagctgtctcacgtgccacctgacgataatcaatcggaaaatcccggagggattgatactcatcggcgtcaatctgatggcaagagtcgtcagaggaatcgaagacatcatccgcagcaatcggcaatctagaaagcgcgtcagcgtttgcatgctgagctgtagggcgatacagtatctcatactggtattgcgataacaaaagagcccaacgttgtagtctctgagctgtccgctgaggaactggtttagacggatgaaacagtgacgtcaggggcttgtgatctgttactaaatagaatggtctaccatagaggtagtgatggaattttttgacaccgaacacaatagccaacgcttccttgtccaattggctataattacattgagctttgtttagcaatttagatgcgaacgcaataggacgttcggtgttaccgactcggtgagacaacacagcaccgaggcccaaagaagaggcatcacaagctaacaccagaggcttgttagggtcgtaatggaccagacaacgatcattcaataaagcctctttaagctgctgaaaggctgattggcaatcagctgaccacacaaacggaacattcttacggcggagacgatgcaacggtgcagcaatctgtgatgcattaggtataaacctaatataatatgtcaattttccaagaactgcttgcaattcctgcagattgcgaggggcaggcaaatcacgaatagctgctaaatgtgactgggagcgatgaatgccttgagcattaataacatgtcccagatactccatctccgtaaggaaaaatgaacatttatcgatgttgcaacgtaggcctgcctgagacaacactttaaacaaacactccaaattacggaaatgttcagcaggcgtccgaccggacacaacaatatcgtctaaatagtagcaacacgatggcacattagccagaagttgtgacaaaaaacgctgaaaaacagctggagctgacgcacaaccaaaaggcaaacgcagaaaacggaacaaccccaacgacgtgtttatgacaaaatactgttgtgattgctcgtcgaggggcaattgcaaatatgcttcacggagatcaattttggaaaagaaacgagcttccccgaacttatccatcagctcgtccggtctaggcaaaggaaaagaatcaatgacagtctgaggattaactgtcgacttaaaatcagcacacaaacgtaacttgccagacggtttctttataataactaagggagaagcccactggctcgctgaaacgggttgaataacaccattgttttgccaacgacgaagttcatctgctacaggtgcccggtgGGCgcgaggcactggacgagcacgaaaaaatcgaggctgagcattatcttttaacgtaatatgagcggcaaagttctcagcacaacctagttcgtctttaaaaatgtcactgtattgtttactcaaatcggttatgctgtcttgaggaacaacaacagaattaatttgcaacacattgtcttggatagacaagccatacaagtcaaaacagtctaatccgaaaatgtttacactgtctgtagcgcggagcactgtgaatgaaactgtttttgtattgccacggaatgtggctggcacgctacatacacctaacacaggaatttgttctccactataagtagccaaagaatgttttgccgctgaaagtttagggcggctgatagccgcatacgtagcactatttatgagagtcacagacgcatcagtgtctaattgaaaattgaaggtcttagcctggatgcgtagcttcacaaatagtttattacactgtctctggatcggtgcagtggaggcggaagacacaaaatcagcgcgtttagcgcgcgTTCGCTGCTTACggcaactcgtgggttgggcgggtggaacaacaactcccgcttcacttgcagtctgtacattactttttacagcgtttgaattacgcttgggtcgcatagcagagggctgggtgggtggcttattgcgaacaagtttattacccacacgaaccgtggaagagtctgtaaacgcgaccttctgggcgggctggctttgaagaacatgaatatccatgggctgggcagcactagaattgttcttgcgtttacgcaaacgaacagtctggatgtgtcctttcctgtgacaaaagtgacaaaccgcgtttcttaacgggcaacgttcacgaggatgagcaagaacacacttagggcaagacttaactctatcattttgcacacgcggctgacgaatgtgtttaacatgacgcggccggctagtgtttacagtctgactctgccggtggggccgcgggcgtgacataacttgcttagcacaggcaatttgagaaatacatggctgatctaactcacactcagcatagtcaaaagtatcttgggcttcaatgatgttcatcacagtctctaatgacgggtcaggcaactttaagatagcagcacgaatacgagaatctgcaatgttttgagtaatagcgtctcgtaacatgacatcacagtaggaagctccacacacataattaaatcggcactgacgggtgaggacccgtaaatctgttaaccactgtttattagattgatgtggcagtttctttaatctgaagaacttgaatctggctgctgccacatgaactcgcgactcgaaatactcagcaagcttgttaacaacaacgtcatagtccaaagcttctggcttggattccgggaacaacttacaaagttgtcgatagacttccacgcctgcagtggaaattaaataaagctgccgctcagtacctgtgattttgtagactgtcatgtgcgcctgcaactgcgcgaaatattctcgccattcttctcgtgatgcatcaaaagcacggaaaggtggtgctgcctgtgcttgttccttttgtgttggaggattagccgcttgtttggcgattgcttctaccagactttgtatttgctgactctgtaacaagatcaactgttgtaagtcggcagacatagtgaacacaaattaaaccagcccccaaaattttatcgctataattagtataaacagaaacaagttgaaccagccctgcgcACGAGTTCGGctgtcctcgtcgccagttttgtggcagcGCTCGTAGCggcaagcaattcgctgtagaaacggcttacgaagtcaccgccacacttttaatagcgggccgaccggtccgctggaacagtgaacagaagatgaaaacccaaacactctgattaaataaaagtcggtacttatctttattaacgaggatacagaaacacagtagtgaactccgtgtctacagagatctgtctagttcgagtcggagcggcttggtcagcgtcggctgacgacaaacaacaactctgctgcgatgaacacacaactgactagcaagtacacaattcggtggcgagtatacaactgagcggcgaatacagaactgtcctagcgctcgcgactccagcgcttgagaaaccagaagccagcggtggcgcgcgcagacttgcggcgatttcctgtctcgctggcgctgcttatgcggacggcgtccggactttgatgctgccaaccttttggcagcgggctcgggtggcattactggctaggatataacaaaatgacctagtagatagtgttggaactTACATGCggcgtttcgcggatgatgctgtagtatacagagaagttgcagcattagaaaattgtagcgaaatgcaagaagatctgcagcggataggcacttggtgcagggagtggcaactgacccttaacatagacaaatgtaacgtattgcgaatacatagaaagaaggatcctttattgtatgattatatgatagcggaacaaacactggtagcagttgttgttgtggtcttcagtcctgagactggtttgatgcagctctccatgctactctatcctgtgcaagcttcttcatctcctagtacctactgcagcctacatccttctgaatctgcttagcgtattcatctcttggtctccctctacgatttttaccctccacgctgccgtcctgTACTaacttggtgattccttgatgcctcagaacatgtcttacgaaccgatcccttcttctggtcaagttgtgccacaaacttctcttctccccaatccaatacttcctcatacgttatgtgatctacccatctaatcttcagcattcatctgtagcaccaaatttcgaaagcttctattctcttcttgtccaaactatttatcgtccatgtttcacttccatacatggctacactccatacaaatactttcagaaatgacttcctgacatttaaatctatagtcgatgttaacaaatttctcttcttgagaaacgctttgcttgccattgccagtctacattttatatcctctctacttcgaccatcatcagttattttgctacccaaatagcaaaactcctttactactttaagtgtctcatttcctaatctaattccctcagcggccgtgcggttaaaggcgctgcagtctggaaccgcaagaccgctacggtcgcaggttcgaatcctgcctcgggcatggatgtttgtgatgtccttaggttagttaggtttaactagttctaagttctaggagactaatgacctcagcagttgagtcccatagtgctcagagccatttgaaccatttaattccctcagcatcactcgacttaatttgactacattccattatcctcgttttgcttttgttgatgttcatcttatatcctcctttcaagacgctatccattccgttcaaatgctcttccaagtcctttgctgtttctgacagaattacaatgtcatcggcgaacctcaaagtttttatttcttctccatggattttaatacctactccgaatttttcttttgtttcctttactgcttgctcaatatacagattgaataacatcggggataggctgcaaccctgtctcactcccttcccaaccactgcttccctttcatgtccctcgactcttataactgccgtctagtttctgtacaaattgtaaatagcctttcgctccctgtattttacccctgccaccttcagaatttgaaagagagtattccagtcaacattgtcaaaagctttctctaagtctacaaatgctagaaacgtagatttccctttccttaatctttcttctaagataagtcgtaaggtcagtattgcctcacgtcttccagtatttctatggaatcgaaactgatcttccccgaggtcggcttctactagtttttccattcgtctgtaaagaattcgtgttggtattttgcagctgtggcttattaaactgactgtttggtaattttcacatctgccaacacctgctttctttgggattggaattattatattcttcttgaagtctgagtgtatttcgcctgtttcatacatcttgctcaccagatgatagaattTTGTCAGAACTGCACTCccacggccgtgggagagccattcCATTGaaacagtagttccaatggaatgttgtctactccgggggccttgtttcgactcgggtctttcagtgctctgacaaactactcacgcagtatcgtatctcccatttcatcttcatttacatcctgttccatttccataatattgtcctcaagtacatcgcccttgtat containing:
- the LOC124550776 gene encoding vegetative cell wall protein gp1-like is translated as MDIHVLQSQPAQKVAFTDSSTVRVGNKLVRNKPPTQPSAMRPKRNSNAVKSNVQTASEAGVVVPPAQPTSCHLVRGGFQPHLPTSLPPPGKQQQPSPLPRRQPVPLMPPAQLHPGAPQVVAPAPAVPLQLPPPSELMDVDPSAGPPSQAVAVQPVLQPLSLGTPKESDTAAPCPAPTQQPSTQRQETLPLFVGPDAPSRPVPEAAPVVTGVADLWSSEQKGRHRRWTVKATRQSCEDDRRWRQ